Sequence from the Collinsella aerofaciens ATCC 25986 genome:
CCCTTTTATAACTTGCGGTGGAATAGTTCCTGTTTGCGGCAGAATAAGGCATCGACAGGAACTATTTCACCGCAACTGAAGGGGGCTGTCGTGGGCCATCGGGATTCATGTGATGATTTGCGTGAGGTTCGTTGGGGCGTTTTGGGCGCTGGACACATTTCGCATCGATTTGCATCGTCGCTCAAGGAGGTGGACGGGGCACGGCTTGTGGCTGCCGCCGGCCGCACTCCTTCGCATGTTGAGGAGTTTTGCAGGGCGTTTTCGATTGATGCCGCGCACAGTTATGCCACGGCTGACGATAGCGGCGATGCGGCTTATGATGCGCTGATTGCCGACCCCGATGTCGACGCAATCTACTTGGCTCTTCCACATGGCATGCATGCGCATTGGGTCTGTCGGGCACTGCGCGCGGGAAAGGCCGTGCTGTGCGAAAAGCCGGCCGTTTTGAATGAAGAAGAGGCCCATGCGATCGCCTCCGTTTCCCGTGAGTGCGGTGTGCCGTTTATGGAGGCGATGAAAAATCGGTTTTGTCCGATGCATACTCGCGTGAAGGTCTTGCTTGCGTCGGGCGAGCTCGGCCGTATTGTCTCGATTGAAAGCGTGCAAAAACTCGATTATGGTGAGCCTCCTTCGAGTTATCTGCTCGACCCGTTGCAGGGTGGCTGTCTATATGACATGGGCTGCTATGCGGTCGGTTGGTTTGAGGATTTGCTCGCGGGCGCGTGCGAGGTTTCGTCCCGTGAAGTTCGCTGGCGTGACGTATCGGGCGGCCGCGTGGATTGGGCCGATGAGATCCATATGAGTGTCGGCGGTATACCCATTCATATGGTGGTCGACGGCAAAGCAGCATATGAAAGCCGCTTAACGATTGCCTGCGAGCGGGGCTCGTTGGAAATCGAGCGCCTTCATCGCCCCGAACTCGCCCATGTGAAGTGCTCCGACGGACGAATGCTCGAAATAAATGCCCCGTTTGAGGTCGATGATTTCTACGGCGAAATCCAGCATGCGACCCAGCTCATCCGGGCGGGGAAACTCGAGAGTCCCGTCATGCCCCTTGCCGCCACACAGCGCTGCGCGCGTATTATCGAAGCAATCCGTCTAGCCCTCTAGGACCTGGCGCTGACGCGTGAGGGATCATGACGCCGGCGCCCGTAGCCGTAGTGCTTGGTGCCCCGCATCTCTGATGCCCCTTTTTATAACTTGCGGTGGAATAGTTCCTGTTTGCGGCAGAATAAGGCATCGACAGGAACTATTTCACCGCAACTGATGAGGGGGAGCTGGGGATGCTGACGATCGGGTGTCATCTATCCACGACGAAGGGCTATCGGGCGATGGGAGAGACGGCGTTGTCAATTGGC
This genomic interval carries:
- a CDS encoding Gfo/Idh/MocA family protein, which translates into the protein MGHRDSCDDLREVRWGVLGAGHISHRFASSLKEVDGARLVAAAGRTPSHVEEFCRAFSIDAAHSYATADDSGDAAYDALIADPDVDAIYLALPHGMHAHWVCRALRAGKAVLCEKPAVLNEEEAHAIASVSRECGVPFMEAMKNRFCPMHTRVKVLLASGELGRIVSIESVQKLDYGEPPSSYLLDPLQGGCLYDMGCYAVGWFEDLLAGACEVSSREVRWRDVSGGRVDWADEIHMSVGGIPIHMVVDGKAAYESRLTIACERGSLEIERLHRPELAHVKCSDGRMLEINAPFEVDDFYGEIQHATQLIRAGKLESPVMPLAATQRCARIIEAIRLAL